A portion of the Liberibacter crescens BT-1 genome contains these proteins:
- a CDS encoding D-alanine--D-alanine ligase translates to MKIRHVAILMGGFSSERLISFSSGETCAVALEEAGFEVSRVNVNRSVAEVLVDLKPDIALNVLHGAFGEDGILQGILEYLQIPYTYSGVLASALAMDKVRAKQIVSSQGISVAPSIVVNRRFMCSEHVMPPPYVIKPLKGGSSLGVLIVRKEDAVPLHVINSPEWDYGDEILVEKYIDGIELTCGVMGDKALDVVEIVPVGQDFYNYDAKYKENNCKHILPARIPSDIYEKIRTLSLKAHKIIGCRGISRSDFIFNNITGEIIWLEINTQPGMTPTSLIPEMALHSGYSFGELLQWILKDASCLR, encoded by the coding sequence ATGAAAATCAGGCATGTAGCAATCCTGATGGGAGGTTTTTCTTCAGAGAGATTAATAAGCTTTTCTTCAGGAGAAACTTGTGCTGTAGCTCTTGAAGAGGCAGGATTTGAAGTTAGCCGAGTCAATGTTAATCGTTCGGTAGCAGAAGTTCTTGTTGATCTTAAACCAGATATTGCTTTGAATGTTTTGCATGGTGCTTTTGGTGAAGATGGTATTTTGCAAGGCATATTAGAGTATTTGCAAATTCCATATACATATTCTGGTGTTTTGGCATCAGCATTAGCTATGGATAAAGTACGTGCAAAGCAGATAGTTTCTTCTCAAGGTATTTCTGTTGCTCCATCAATTGTGGTGAATCGTCGTTTTATGTGTTCTGAACATGTTATGCCTCCACCTTATGTGATTAAACCTTTAAAAGGAGGTTCTTCCTTGGGAGTTTTAATTGTTAGGAAAGAAGATGCTGTTCCTTTGCATGTTATAAATTCACCAGAATGGGATTATGGAGATGAAATTCTGGTTGAGAAATATATCGATGGCATTGAGCTCACATGTGGAGTGATGGGAGATAAGGCTCTCGATGTTGTTGAAATCGTTCCAGTAGGGCAGGATTTTTATAATTATGATGCAAAATATAAAGAAAATAATTGTAAGCATATTCTGCCTGCAAGAATACCTTCGGATATTTATGAAAAAATAAGAACATTATCTTTAAAAGCCCATAAAATTATAGGTTGTCGAGGTATCAGTAGGTCAGATTTTATTTTTAATAATATTACAGGAGAAATAATCTGGTTAGAAATTAATACTCAGCCAGGAATGACACCAACATCACTTATACCAGAAATGGCATTACATTCAGGATATTCTTTTGGAGAACTGCTTCAATGGATATTAAAGGATGCTTCATGTTTACGTTAA
- a CDS encoding cell division protein FtsQ/DivIB, protein MINFVLYHIPSSTGLISAIFFYIGVGLYGMSLGGHQKLVMKTISSYTGLFIENIKVSGNIETSESDVLQLLSLNELTSILEFDVAVARQKLSMLPWIKDIEVRKVYPNTIEIRIAERTASAIWQYDSNLSLIDKTGKLIVPLTDKRFMNLPVLVGRDAEKTISSFDKQFIIWPAIKERIKAYVWVASRRWDLYLYNGIIIKLPEDGVDLALLRLLEMEKKYNILERDISVVDLRLSDRMTVRLTPDALVRRQAVIDERKRIKNKGYHGT, encoded by the coding sequence TTGATAAACTTTGTTTTATATCATATTCCATCGTCTACAGGGTTGATATCAGCGATATTTTTTTATATTGGAGTTGGTTTATATGGCATGTCTTTAGGAGGACATCAAAAACTTGTGATGAAGACGATTTCTTCTTATACAGGTCTTTTTATTGAAAATATAAAGGTTTCTGGTAACATTGAAACGTCTGAGTCTGATGTTTTGCAACTTTTAAGCCTTAATGAATTAACATCAATATTAGAATTTGATGTTGCTGTTGCCAGACAGAAGTTATCTATGTTGCCTTGGATTAAAGATATTGAGGTACGTAAGGTTTATCCAAATACTATCGAAATTCGTATCGCAGAACGTACGGCTTCTGCGATATGGCAATATGATTCTAATCTTTCTTTAATAGATAAAACAGGAAAATTAATTGTACCATTAACTGATAAAAGGTTTATGAATCTTCCTGTGTTGGTTGGTCGTGATGCTGAAAAAACAATTTCTTCTTTTGATAAACAATTTATAATTTGGCCAGCAATTAAAGAGCGTATTAAGGCATATGTTTGGGTTGCCAGTAGGCGTTGGGATCTTTATCTTTATAATGGTATTATTATAAAATTACCTGAAGATGGAGTTGACTTGGCATTACTTAGACTTTTAGAAATGGAAAAGAAATATAATATTTTAGAACGAGATATTTCTGTTGTTGACTTAAGACTTTCTGATCGTATGACTGTTCGTCTTACCCCAGATGCTCTTGTGCGTCGTCAAGCAGTTATTGATGAACGTAAAAGAATAAAAAATAAGGGGTATCACGGCACATGA